Proteins from a single region of Phyllopteryx taeniolatus isolate TA_2022b chromosome 10, UOR_Ptae_1.2, whole genome shotgun sequence:
- the aurkb gene encoding aurora kinase B isoform X2 translates to MQNKENHQPRAFQQQTPSMVAGPQCVLMKPWLVADKNVIPGPVRECVGSSSSLVAKQITIDDFDIGRPLGKGKFGNVYLAKVKKLQAVVALKVLFKSQMEKEGVEHQLRREIEIQAHLKHHNILRFYNYFHDRKRVFLVLEYAPRGELYKELQKYGRFDDLRTATYMEEISDALLYCHSKKVIHRDIKPENLLLGYRGQLKIADFGWSVHAPSLRRRTMCGTLDYLPPEMVEGRTHSEKVDLWCIGVLCFECLVGNPPFESRSPSETYKRIMTVDLKFPNVVSDGARDLIRKLLRHSPTDRLTLQCVIDHPWVRDNSRRVLPPNCPTKTL, encoded by the exons ATGCAG aATAAAGAAAATCATCAGCCAAGGGCTTTCCAGCAACAG ACCCCCAGCATGGTGGCGGGCCCACAGTGTGTACTGATGAAGCCGTGGCTAGTCGCAGACAAAAACGTCATCCCAG GACCTGTGAGAGAGTGTGTTGGTTCATCCTCCAGTTTGGTTGCAAA GCAGATCACCATTGATGACTTTGACATCGGTCGACCCCTGGGGAAGGGCAAGTTTGGCAATGTGTACCTTGCCAAGGTGAAGAAGCTGCAGGCAGTTGTGGCTCTGAAGGTGTTGTTTAAGTCCCAAATGGAGAAGGAGGGCGTGGAGCACCAGCTCAGGAGGGAAATCGAGATCCAGGCCCACCTCAA GCATCACAACATCCTTCGCTTTTACAACTATTTTCATGATCGCAAGAGGGTGTTTTTGGTGCTCGAATATGCGCCACGTGGCGAGCTGTACAAGGAGCTCCAGAAATACGGACGCTTTGATGACCTGCGCACTGCCACT TACATGGAAGAGATCTCAGATGCACTGTTATACTGCCACTCGAAGAAAGTGATCCATCGCGATATCAAACCAGAGAATCTACTTCTTGGCTATCGTGGACAGCTGAAAATTGCAGATTTTGGTTGGTCAGTCCATGCACCTTCTCTCAG GCGTCGTACAATGTGTGGAACCCTGGATTACCTCCCTCCCGAGATGGTCGAGGGCCGCACCCACAGCGAGAAGGTGGACCTGTGGTGCATCGGAGTCCTCTGTTTTGAATGCCTTGTGGGGAATCCTCCCTTTGAAAGTCGCTCTCCATCTGAAACGTACAAAAGAATTATGACG gtggATCTGAAATTCCCAAACGTTGTCTCCGATGGTGCACGGGACCTGATCCGCAAGCTGCTGCGCCACAGCCCCACCGATCGTCTAACGCTACAGTGTGTCATCGATCACCCATGGGTGCGCGACAACTCGCGCCGGGTCTTACCCCCCAACTGTCCCACCAAAACCCTGTGA
- the aurkb gene encoding aurora kinase B isoform X1 — translation MQNKENHQPRAFQQQTPSMVAGPQCVLMKPWLVADKNVIPGPVRECVGSSSSLVANRQITIDDFDIGRPLGKGKFGNVYLAKVKKLQAVVALKVLFKSQMEKEGVEHQLRREIEIQAHLKHHNILRFYNYFHDRKRVFLVLEYAPRGELYKELQKYGRFDDLRTATYMEEISDALLYCHSKKVIHRDIKPENLLLGYRGQLKIADFGWSVHAPSLRRRTMCGTLDYLPPEMVEGRTHSEKVDLWCIGVLCFECLVGNPPFESRSPSETYKRIMTVDLKFPNVVSDGARDLIRKLLRHSPTDRLTLQCVIDHPWVRDNSRRVLPPNCPTKTL, via the exons ATGCAG aATAAAGAAAATCATCAGCCAAGGGCTTTCCAGCAACAG ACCCCCAGCATGGTGGCGGGCCCACAGTGTGTACTGATGAAGCCGTGGCTAGTCGCAGACAAAAACGTCATCCCAG GACCTGTGAGAGAGTGTGTTGGTTCATCCTCCAGTTTGGTTGCAAA CAGGCAGATCACCATTGATGACTTTGACATCGGTCGACCCCTGGGGAAGGGCAAGTTTGGCAATGTGTACCTTGCCAAGGTGAAGAAGCTGCAGGCAGTTGTGGCTCTGAAGGTGTTGTTTAAGTCCCAAATGGAGAAGGAGGGCGTGGAGCACCAGCTCAGGAGGGAAATCGAGATCCAGGCCCACCTCAA GCATCACAACATCCTTCGCTTTTACAACTATTTTCATGATCGCAAGAGGGTGTTTTTGGTGCTCGAATATGCGCCACGTGGCGAGCTGTACAAGGAGCTCCAGAAATACGGACGCTTTGATGACCTGCGCACTGCCACT TACATGGAAGAGATCTCAGATGCACTGTTATACTGCCACTCGAAGAAAGTGATCCATCGCGATATCAAACCAGAGAATCTACTTCTTGGCTATCGTGGACAGCTGAAAATTGCAGATTTTGGTTGGTCAGTCCATGCACCTTCTCTCAG GCGTCGTACAATGTGTGGAACCCTGGATTACCTCCCTCCCGAGATGGTCGAGGGCCGCACCCACAGCGAGAAGGTGGACCTGTGGTGCATCGGAGTCCTCTGTTTTGAATGCCTTGTGGGGAATCCTCCCTTTGAAAGTCGCTCTCCATCTGAAACGTACAAAAGAATTATGACG gtggATCTGAAATTCCCAAACGTTGTCTCCGATGGTGCACGGGACCTGATCCGCAAGCTGCTGCGCCACAGCCCCACCGATCGTCTAACGCTACAGTGTGTCATCGATCACCCATGGGTGCGCGACAACTCGCGCCGGGTCTTACCCCCCAACTGTCCCACCAAAACCCTGTGA